DNA from Neovison vison isolate M4711 chromosome 12, ASM_NN_V1, whole genome shotgun sequence:
TGTCTAAGGTCCCAGGAGGCTTGGACCAGGGCCAGAGCCAGTGGTCACAATTGATAAGAGGGCCAGGGCATCTAGGTTGGAGGACTAGGTAGGCTTGGGCAGTGGATCTGGGACTGAGTGAAGCTCTAGGGCACAAACTTGAGGAGACCAGGGGACTAGCAGAGGCCCcgtgagagggagaggggacatttcttccctcccttctttgaTCTCCTCACCCCTGGGCATGCCAGGCCATGGGCAGGGTTTCTTCCATACCTTGCCTTAGAGCTGGGTCAGTCTTGACTACCATTGGAAGCCCCTGTCTTCTAAAGTGAGCAGCCCCAGACCAATAGGTGTCAGTGAGACTTTGTGACAACTTCCAGCTCCGCAGGGGGCAGCTGCCAATTGTGTAGCCTTTGAGGGATTCTGAGCCTCAGAATTCCCCACCAAAGAGGAAACTACTTTCTCCACCAAATCTAGATCGTTTCCAGCTTACTGGTTCAAATAGAAGGTTCACAGAGTCTCTTGTAGCTTTAAGAGATGTTGTAAAGTTGCACATGGCCTTGGTGTACATGCATGCAAAGCTGTGACCAGCTAAGGTGTTATTTAGGCTGGTAACACCTGTGaggttggtggtggtgggtggtgggtggggaatCCATGAAATGAGCTGGAGAGTCTGAGGGGAACCAGGGTAGTGGGTGTCCTGGCTCTCAGTTATTGGGGCAGTGGCTGGGCCCAGTCAGAGGACAGCAGGCTTGGGAGAGACAGCAGCTGCCAAGCAAAAAGGTGATTTAAGGACCCTTCTTGCTGTGAAATCTTGTTTTCTTAAACTCCAGGTACCCAGAGTTAGCCAACTGCGAAGACTGAGGGGACAGTCCCTAAGACTGTCCCTACTTTTGGCACCAACCGCAAATTGGGTGAGATTGGGTGATTCCCTGGAAGCGCTCACAGAGCTCACCGAGAGCTGTCCCCTCAGTTACGCCTATGACAGGGGGAGATACAGGTTCCCATCAGCCAGGAGAGAGACACTTGGGGCAGAGTCTGGGAGGGTTTCCAGTGCAAAGCTTCCATTGTCCTCATGAGGCCTTACTGTCCTGTATCCAGTGTGTGACAGTGCACGGGGAGCTTTTCCCACCAGGGATGCTCACACTGTGCAAGTAAGCAGTTACTGTGACACTTACTAAAATGGTCAAGAAGACTAATTCATGCCATAGGCATCAAGAGTGATGTCATAGGGGTGAGAGATTGGGCTCATCTTGAAATAGAGTAAAACCGGTAGGGATTTCTAGGCAAGGAGCAGGGCGAGGGCAAGGGATGGGAAATCGGTAAGAGGAGGCATCAAAGTGGAGGGATTCTTGCTCACCTGACCCAACAGGGTTCTTCCTGAAGGCAGGTCAAAGACTGCTGCATCAAAGGTGGAATTTGATCAGATGTCAAATGTGATGAGATATTGAGAGTGTGTGGATTCTCACTAAGCTGTCTTAACACAGCTCTTGCTAAGACTGTCCGCAGTCTGTTAAGGTCAGAGCCCAGAAGACCAAGGTCAAGGCACAGTCAAGATAAGGGCTCATGAGAGCCCAGGTAACATGTTTTCCAGGAGAGAGTTTTTTTCAGCCTGAACCTCAGGACAGAGTTTACTGGGGCTCAATCACATCTGCCTGCATGGCTGACCTGTCGCCTTCCGCTCCCCTGGGAGGCCAGTTTCTAGATCCTCTGTGGTCACAACTGACAGCTCATGACCCAAAGACTCTATCATCTTGTCAGACTGTCCCATGGCCAAAGGCCCAGGCAAAGGAAGATAGTCGTATCGTTTTAGGACCCTTGACATCCTAGGTGGGGCCTAGAGCTCACTTCCCAGTGCCCAGGGTGAGAACAGACCTCTATGGGTAAGTTCATCCCTCAGCACACACAATGTTTCTTCGAAATAAGGATTTCCTGTTCCAACctcacttccctttcttcatctaCAGAGTTCCCAGTCTGCACACACTGTGGTACTGACTGTGGGGACCTGTCCTTGACTGCGAGGCCGTCTTCCTCCAATAGCCACTATTTAAGAGCCTCTGAGTATGACCCAGACTTATTTACTCCCCAACTGGGGTGTGTTATGCAGCGTGAGCCGTGTGCGGAATGTGTAAAACATTGCAGGAAGGATTCTTTGCATTTGTAACATTCCTTTCCATTTGGTTTGCAGTAAAAGTTCTGTGGTGTATGGAGGTTAGAGCAAATGGAGCCCATTTTCTAGATAAGCTTCTCCTAATCCCTCGACCTTCCCTGTTACAGGGAGGAGGCAGAAGCCCTACGTGAAGTTCTGAATGAGCTGCAAAGAAGGATGGATATGGAGGCCGAAGAGCAGGAGGCTAGGGAGAGTTTTCTGCATCAGTTTCCCGAGTTCAAACTTAAGCTTGAGGAGCGCATAAGAAAGCTCCACGAGCTCGCAGATGAGGTGGACAGGGTACACCGGGACTGCACCATCGCCAACGTAGTAGCCAACTCCACTGCTGTTGTGTCTGGCATCCTGAGCATCCTTGGtctgggtctggctcctgtgacaGCAGGGGCCAGTCTGGCACTCTTGGCCACTGGAGTGGGGCTGGGAGCAGCAGCCACTGTGACCCAGGTGACTACCAGCATCGTGGAAGACTCAAGTAAGTCGTCCGCAAAAGCCCAAGCCAGTCACCTGACATCAACTGATTTTGACAAAGGGGAGGTCATTGCAAAGGTTCTGCATGACCACATGCCCCAGATTTATTCCTTAACAGATACATGCTTTACAGCCCTGCAAAACATTGCAAAGAATGTTCGTGCCATCAACCTAGCCAAAGTCAAACCTCGCCTTGTAGTCAATGCCAGGCGCCTTATGACAGCTCCGAGAGTCTCAGTTCGAAATGGCCGGCAGGTACAGAAAGCTTTTGGAGGCACTGCTCTGGCAATGACCAAAGAAGCCCGGATTGTGGGTGCGGCCACTGCAGGTCTCTCCCTTGCAATGGATGTGGTCAGCCTCGTGAAAGACTCAGAGCACTTGCAAAAGGGCGCAAAGACAGAGTCAGCTGAAGACATAAGGCAGCAGGCCCGGGAGCTGGAGAGCAAGCTGAAGAAGCTCAGCAAGATCTATGAAATTCTGAAGGAGGGCCCGACTCCGTGATCCCCGAGCAGGGCGGGGAGCAGGGACATGTGTGGGACAATGACATGGAGGTGCCTTATTAGAGGGGGAAAAAGTGCAAAGTGAAGCTTTTGTGCTGGGGTGTTGAGCAGTTTGGCATTTTTGGCATTTCTGAAGCTGAGCCCAATGAGGGAGGGGTTATTGCAGTTGGCAGAAGAGTAGGGGGGAATGTTTAGCAAGTTGTTGGTGCTCTTTGGGTTCAGGGTGCGCTGAGCGACCAGTGAAATTCCAATGATAATCTAAAGGGTGTTGGAACAATGgctgatttggaaaaaaaaaaaaaaaagtggtggtgGAAGCGGGGAAATAGAGAAGAGATAGCAGAGGCCAGCACAAGTCAAGGAACCTGGCCATATGTCGAGGAGATCAACCAGCTCGGTTGCCAGGAGACGccgcctctctgagcctcagagtcCTCATCGCTTGGTTGCGGGGGAGTGTATTGAAGATCTGTGTGACTTTCTCAATCCTGTCTTCTATCGCCTGCTTCAATAAATATGGACTGATGCATTGTGCCTTTGGTTGAGTTCATCATGGGGCTCGCCTGGGCTCTGGAGGCCTGACTTCCCTTCTCCATGGACTTGTCTTCTGGGATCCCGGGAACCATGTCCTCCATTGCTTCTCCTGCTCACTCCCTGGGCTCCCACTCTCCTACCTGGTTACTTTCCTCAGAGCTCAGCACCCTGCAGGCCCCACTGGGACTCCCAGGGAAAGCTTGCACACCTCTGGTGTCGCACTGAACACAAGCCTATCCCTCAGCCAGTGCCCAGAACCCGGCGATCGTAGGGACGAATGGCTGTGTTTTTCTGGTGGGCGGGGGAACCGACCCTTGAAAGCTGCagacttcctcctccctccctcccttgtggACCACCAAGCACCTCAGGGCCTTGCTGTCCCCACCACAGAGTcatgggattctctcttccttccttctttcccagactccacctcctttcccttcttcccagtcACTCGTCCTGCCCTATTTCCTGTCTGTCCccgcaggaggtggggaggggctcctggCCGTCCTTGTTCCTATGGCTTCATCAGCCCAGCCATTAGATTCTGGGGGCGTTGCAGGGAAGGCGAGAGAAGCCTCACCTAGCTTTCTGGTTTAGTTGTCCCCCAGGACTCATGACCAGGGATTTTCTGCACTGAGGTTAAAGAGAAGGAGGTATTAGAGGTTTCCCCAGCGTTAAGGAATCCAGGATTGGGACACCGAGGGACAACATGGGGATTCCAG
Protein-coding regions in this window:
- the LOC122891795 gene encoding apolipoprotein L2-like yields the protein MASGAGGPSPGSESLLEEAIETLLNTVRREELDALLSDHESWERFVAEATLSREEAEALREVLNELQRRMDMEAEEQEARESFLHQFPEFKLKLEERIRKLHELADEVDRVHRDCTIANVVANSTAVVSGILSILGLGLAPVTAGASLALLATGVGLGAAATVTQVTTSIVEDSSKSSAKAQASHLTSTDFDKGEVIAKVLHDHMPQIYSLTDTCFTALQNIAKNVRAINLAKVKPRLVVNARRLMTAPRVSVRNGRQVQKAFGGTALAMTKEARIVGAATAGLSLAMDVVSLVKDSEHLQKGAKTESAEDIRQQARELESKLKKLSKIYEILKEGPTP